A window of Planctomonas sp. JC2975 genomic DNA:
CCAGGCCTGCTCGGTAGCGGTCCAGGTAGGCGGCGAACCCGGCGACATCCGCCGGGTCGGGAGCGACGACGGTGGAAGCTGCGTCAGCGAACACCGCCTCGTTCAGGTACTCGGCGAGCGAGGATCCGGATGCCGCACCGCCGGCAGCGAGGTATCCAGCGAGCACCGCGATCCCCCACGCGCCACCCTCCGCCGCCGTCTCGGCGACCGCGACGGGTGCATCGAGCGCCGCAGCGAGGATGCCCTGAGCCACGCCGGCCGTGCGGAAGATGCCGCCATGGGCGTGCATCCGATCGAGGGCGACGCCTTCGTCGGAGAGCACTCGCATGCCGATGCTCAGCGTGCCGAACACTCCGGACAGCTGGGCCCGCATCACGTTCGCGAGTGTGAAGCTGCTGTCCGGGGTCCGCACGAAGAGCGGACGTCCCTCGGTGGTGCCGGTGACCGGCTCGCCGGCGAGGTAGTTGTAGGCGAGGAGACCGCCGGCATCCGCTTCGCCGTTCAGAGCCTCGCGGAACAACAGTTCGAAGACGCGATCGGAGTCGATGGAAGAGCCCGTCAGCTCCGCGAACCGACCGAACAGCCCTGCCCACTCCGCCAGCTCGCTGGCTCCGTTGTTGCAGTGCACCATGGCGACCGGATCGCCGGAGGGCGTCGTCACGAGATCGAGTTCCTCATGGGATGCGTTCAGAGCGCGCTCGAGCACGACCATCGCGAAGATGCTTGTGCCGGCGCTGACGTTGCCGGTGCGCGGCGCGACCGCGTTCGTCGCGACCATGCCGGTACCCGCGTCGCCCTCAGGCGGACACAGCGGGATGCCCGGCTGAAGGGAGCCGGACGCGTCCAGCAGTGCTGCGCCCTCTGCTGTGAGGTCCCCTGCCGATTCTCCAGCGCCGAGGACCTCGGGAAGGAGGTCTGCAAGGGGAGCTGGTCCCCCGGCGAGGGTGTCGAAGGCGGCGAGCAGGTCCGCGTCGTACGTGCCGGTGGCGGAGTCGATCGGGAACATACCGGAGGCGTCGCCGACGCCCAGAGCCCGGCGTCCCGTCAGCTTCCAGTGCACGTAGCCCGCCAGCGTGGTCAGGAAGGCGACCTGCGGGACGTGCGGTTCGGCATCCAGAACCGCCTGGCGGTAGTGCGCGACCGACCAACGCAGCGGGACGTTCACGCCGAAGAGCGCACTGAGCTCGGCAGCGGCAGGACC
This region includes:
- a CDS encoding FGGY-family carbohydrate kinase → MTAGTDTSSVSERAADAIRSGRAVLGIELGSTRIKACLIGDDPSVTIASGSHSWENRFVDRMWTYTLDDIWSGLQAAYADLVADVRRRYDVELTSLRAIGVSAMMHGYLPFDASGELLVPFRTWRNTTTGPAAAELSALFGVNVPLRWSVAHYRQAVLDAEPHVPQVAFLTTLAGYVHWKLTGRRALGVGDASGMFPIDSATGTYDADLLAAFDTLAGGPAPLADLLPEVLGAGESAGDLTAEGAALLDASGSLQPGIPLCPPEGDAGTGMVATNAVAPRTGNVSAGTSIFAMVVLERALNASHEELDLVTTPSGDPVAMVHCNNGASELAEWAGLFGRFAELTGSSIDSDRVFELLFREALNGEADAGGLLAYNYLAGEPVTGTTEGRPLFVRTPDSSFTLANVMRAQLSGVFGTLSIGMRVLSDEGVALDRMHAHGGIFRTAGVAQGILAAALDAPVAVAETAAEGGAWGIAVLAGYLAAGGAASGSSLAEYLNEAVFADAASTVVAPDPADVAGFAAYLDRYRAGLDVERAAIEAL